A DNA window from Ochotona princeps isolate mOchPri1 chromosome 32, mOchPri1.hap1, whole genome shotgun sequence contains the following coding sequences:
- the RBM46 gene encoding probable RNA-binding protein 46 isoform X2 produces MNEENTDGTNGCSKVRTGTQNEAALLELMEKTGYNMVQENGQRKFGGPPPGWEGPPPPRGCEVFVGKIPRDMYEDELVPVFERAGKIYEFRLMMEFSGENRGYAFVMYTTKEEAQLAIRILNNYEIRPGKFIGVCVSLDNCRLFIGAIPKEKKKEEILDEMKKVTEGVVDVIVYPSATDKTKNRGFAFVEYESHRAAAMARRKLIPGTFQLWGHTVQVDWADPEKEVDEETMQRVKVLYVRNLMISTTEETIKAEFNKFKPGAVERVKKLRDYAFVHFFNREDAVAAMSVMNGKCIDGASIEVTLAKPVNKENTWRQHLNGQISPNSENLIVFANKEESHPKTLGKPPALPARLNGQHSPSPPEMERCTYPFFPGTKLTPISMYSLKSNHFNSAVMHLDYYCNKNNWAPPEYYLYSTTSQDGKVLLVYKIVIPTIANGSQSYFMPDKLCTTLEDAKELAAQFTLLHLVSLANGSHVGQRLFVSNQASFF; encoded by the exons ATGAACGAAGAAAATACCGATGGAACAAACGGATGTAGTAAAGTTCGAACTGGTACTCAGAACGAAGCAGCGCTGCTGGAGCTGATGGAAAAGACTGGGTACAACATGGTCCAAGAAAACGGGCAGAGGAAATTCGGTGGGCCTCCTCCAG gTTGGGAAGGTCCACCTCCACCTAGAGGCTGTGAAGTTTTTGTAGGAAAAATACCTCGTGACATGTATGAAGATGAATTGGTTCCTGTATTTGAGAGAGCTGGGAAGATATATGAATTTAGACTTATGATGGAATTTAGTGGTGAAAATCGAGGTTATGCTTTTGTGATGTACACTACAAAAGAAGAAGCCCAGTTAGCCATTAGAATTCTTAATAATTATGAAATCCGACCGGGGAAGTTTATTGGTGTGTGTGTAAGTTTGGATAATTGCAGATTATTTATTGGAGCTATtcccaaggaaaagaaaaaagaagaaattttggaTGAAATGAAGAAAGTTACAGAAGGAGTTGTAGATGTCATTGTCTATCCAAGTGCAACTGATAAGACCAAAAATCGTGGTTTTGCATTTGTTGAATATGAGTCTCACAGAGCGGCTGCTATGGCTCGAAGAAAACTGATTCCAG GAACATTCCAGCTGTGGGGCCACACCGTTCAGGTGGActgggctgacccagagaaagaggttgaTGAGGAGACCATGCAGAGAGTCAAAGTTCTTTATGTAAGAAATTTAATGATCTCAACTACAGAAGAAACAATTAAAGCGGAATTCAATAAATTCAAGCCTGGTGCCGTTGAGCGAGTTAAGAAGCTCAGAGATTATGCGTTTGTTCATTTTTTCAATCGAGAAGATGCTGTGGCCGCCATGTCCGTTATGAATGGGAAATGCATCGATGGGGCAAGTATCGAGGTGACCCTGGCAAAACCAGTGAATAAGGAGAACACTTGGAGACAACATCTGAATGGTCAGATTAGCCCCAATTCCGAAAACCTGATTGTGTTTGCCAACAAAGAAGAGAGCCACCCCAAAACTCTAGGCAAGCCGCCAGCTCTTCCTGCCCGTCTCAACGGGCAGCACAGCCCGAGCCCCCCAGAAATGGAAAGGTGCACTTACCCTTTTTTTCCCGGAACAAAGCTGACCCCAATTAGTATGTATTCTTTAAAATCCAATCATTTCAATTCTGCAGTAATGCATTTGGATTATTACTGCAACAAAAATAATTGGGCACCTCCAGAATATTATTTATATTCAACAACAAGTCAAGATGGGAAAGTACTCTTGGTTTATAAAATAGTTATTCCTACTATTGCAAATGGATCCCAGAGTTACTTCATGCCGGACAAACTGTGCACTACGTTAGAAGATGCCAAGGAACTGGCAGCCCAGTTTACACTCCTTCATTTGg
- the RBM46 gene encoding probable RNA-binding protein 46 isoform X3, with translation MNEENTDGTNGCSKVRTGTQNEAALLELMEKTGYNMVQENGQRKFGGPPPGWEGPPPPRGCEVFVGKIPRDMYEDELVPVFERAGKIYEFRLMMEFSGENRGYAFVMYTTKEEAQLAIRILNNYEIRPGKFIGVCVSLDNCRLFIGAIPKEKKKEEILDEMKKVTEGVVDVIVYPSATDKTKNRGFAFVEYESHRAAAMARRKLIPGTFQLWGHTVQVDWADPEKEVDEETMQRVKVLYVRNLMISTTEETIKAEFNKFKPGAVERVKKLRDYAFVHFFNREDAVAAMSVMNGKCIDGASIEVTLAKPVNKENTWRQHLNGQISPNSENLIVFANKEESHPKTLGKPPALPARLNGQHSPSPPEMERCTYPFFPGTKLTPISMYSLKSNHFNSAVMHLDYYCNKNNWAPPEYYLYSTTSQDGKVLLVYKIVIPTIANGSQSYFMPDKLCTTLEDAKELAAQFTLLHLDREQSLFSLDLCRRIWRK, from the exons ATGAACGAAGAAAATACCGATGGAACAAACGGATGTAGTAAAGTTCGAACTGGTACTCAGAACGAAGCAGCGCTGCTGGAGCTGATGGAAAAGACTGGGTACAACATGGTCCAAGAAAACGGGCAGAGGAAATTCGGTGGGCCTCCTCCAG gTTGGGAAGGTCCACCTCCACCTAGAGGCTGTGAAGTTTTTGTAGGAAAAATACCTCGTGACATGTATGAAGATGAATTGGTTCCTGTATTTGAGAGAGCTGGGAAGATATATGAATTTAGACTTATGATGGAATTTAGTGGTGAAAATCGAGGTTATGCTTTTGTGATGTACACTACAAAAGAAGAAGCCCAGTTAGCCATTAGAATTCTTAATAATTATGAAATCCGACCGGGGAAGTTTATTGGTGTGTGTGTAAGTTTGGATAATTGCAGATTATTTATTGGAGCTATtcccaaggaaaagaaaaaagaagaaattttggaTGAAATGAAGAAAGTTACAGAAGGAGTTGTAGATGTCATTGTCTATCCAAGTGCAACTGATAAGACCAAAAATCGTGGTTTTGCATTTGTTGAATATGAGTCTCACAGAGCGGCTGCTATGGCTCGAAGAAAACTGATTCCAG GAACATTCCAGCTGTGGGGCCACACCGTTCAGGTGGActgggctgacccagagaaagaggttgaTGAGGAGACCATGCAGAGAGTCAAAGTTCTTTATGTAAGAAATTTAATGATCTCAACTACAGAAGAAACAATTAAAGCGGAATTCAATAAATTCAAGCCTGGTGCCGTTGAGCGAGTTAAGAAGCTCAGAGATTATGCGTTTGTTCATTTTTTCAATCGAGAAGATGCTGTGGCCGCCATGTCCGTTATGAATGGGAAATGCATCGATGGGGCAAGTATCGAGGTGACCCTGGCAAAACCAGTGAATAAGGAGAACACTTGGAGACAACATCTGAATGGTCAGATTAGCCCCAATTCCGAAAACCTGATTGTGTTTGCCAACAAAGAAGAGAGCCACCCCAAAACTCTAGGCAAGCCGCCAGCTCTTCCTGCCCGTCTCAACGGGCAGCACAGCCCGAGCCCCCCAGAAATGGAAAGGTGCACTTACCCTTTTTTTCCCGGAACAAAGCTGACCCCAATTAGTATGTATTCTTTAAAATCCAATCATTTCAATTCTGCAGTAATGCATTTGGATTATTACTGCAACAAAAATAATTGGGCACCTCCAGAATATTATTTATATTCAACAACAAGTCAAGATGGGAAAGTACTCTTGGTTTATAAAATAGTTATTCCTACTATTGCAAATGGATCCCAGAGTTACTTCATGCCGGACAAACTGTGCACTACGTTAGAAGATGCCAAGGAACTGGCAGCCCAGTTTACACTCCTTCATTTGg
- the RBM46 gene encoding probable RNA-binding protein 46 isoform X4, giving the protein MNEENTDGTNGCSKVRTGTQNEAALLELMEKTGYNMVQENGQRKFGGPPPGWEGPPPPRGCEVFVGKIPRDMYEDELVPVFERAGKIYEFRLMMEFSGENRGYAFVMYTTKEEAQLAIRILNNYEIRPGKFIGVCVSLDNCRLFIGAIPKEKKKEEILDEMKKVTEGVVDVIVYPSATDKTKNRGFAFVEYESHRAAAMARRKLIPGTFQLWGHTVQVDWADPEKEVDEETMQRVKVLYVRNLMISTTEETIKAEFNKFKPGAVERVKKLRDYAFVHFFNREDAVAAMSVMNGKCIDGASIEVTLAKPVNKENTWRQHLNGQISPNSENLIVFANKEESHPKTLGKPPALPARLNGQHSPSPPEMERCTYPFFPGTKLTPISMYSLKSNHFNSAVMHLDYYCNKNNWAPPEYYLYSTTSQDGKVLLVYKIVIPTIANGSQSYFMPDKLCTTLEDAKELAAQFTLLHLGSK; this is encoded by the exons ATGAACGAAGAAAATACCGATGGAACAAACGGATGTAGTAAAGTTCGAACTGGTACTCAGAACGAAGCAGCGCTGCTGGAGCTGATGGAAAAGACTGGGTACAACATGGTCCAAGAAAACGGGCAGAGGAAATTCGGTGGGCCTCCTCCAG gTTGGGAAGGTCCACCTCCACCTAGAGGCTGTGAAGTTTTTGTAGGAAAAATACCTCGTGACATGTATGAAGATGAATTGGTTCCTGTATTTGAGAGAGCTGGGAAGATATATGAATTTAGACTTATGATGGAATTTAGTGGTGAAAATCGAGGTTATGCTTTTGTGATGTACACTACAAAAGAAGAAGCCCAGTTAGCCATTAGAATTCTTAATAATTATGAAATCCGACCGGGGAAGTTTATTGGTGTGTGTGTAAGTTTGGATAATTGCAGATTATTTATTGGAGCTATtcccaaggaaaagaaaaaagaagaaattttggaTGAAATGAAGAAAGTTACAGAAGGAGTTGTAGATGTCATTGTCTATCCAAGTGCAACTGATAAGACCAAAAATCGTGGTTTTGCATTTGTTGAATATGAGTCTCACAGAGCGGCTGCTATGGCTCGAAGAAAACTGATTCCAG GAACATTCCAGCTGTGGGGCCACACCGTTCAGGTGGActgggctgacccagagaaagaggttgaTGAGGAGACCATGCAGAGAGTCAAAGTTCTTTATGTAAGAAATTTAATGATCTCAACTACAGAAGAAACAATTAAAGCGGAATTCAATAAATTCAAGCCTGGTGCCGTTGAGCGAGTTAAGAAGCTCAGAGATTATGCGTTTGTTCATTTTTTCAATCGAGAAGATGCTGTGGCCGCCATGTCCGTTATGAATGGGAAATGCATCGATGGGGCAAGTATCGAGGTGACCCTGGCAAAACCAGTGAATAAGGAGAACACTTGGAGACAACATCTGAATGGTCAGATTAGCCCCAATTCCGAAAACCTGATTGTGTTTGCCAACAAAGAAGAGAGCCACCCCAAAACTCTAGGCAAGCCGCCAGCTCTTCCTGCCCGTCTCAACGGGCAGCACAGCCCGAGCCCCCCAGAAATGGAAAGGTGCACTTACCCTTTTTTTCCCGGAACAAAGCTGACCCCAATTAGTATGTATTCTTTAAAATCCAATCATTTCAATTCTGCAGTAATGCATTTGGATTATTACTGCAACAAAAATAATTGGGCACCTCCAGAATATTATTTATATTCAACAACAAGTCAAGATGGGAAAGTACTCTTGGTTTATAAAATAGTTATTCCTACTATTGCAAATGGATCCCAGAGTTACTTCATGCCGGACAAACTGTGCACTACGTTAGAAGATGCCAAGGAACTGGCAGCCCAGTTTACACTCCTTCATTTGg